A region from the Cryptosporangium minutisporangium genome encodes:
- the pgm gene encoding phosphoglucomutase (alpha-D-glucose-1,6-bisphosphate-dependent) gives MSTNPRAGQPAEPSDLVDVAHLVTAYYAERPDPGAIEQRVAFGTSGHRGSSLKRAFNDDHIAATSQAIVEYRAAQGTDGPLYLGRDTHALSEPAWTTALEVFAANGVTVLIDSRNGYTPTPALSHAILAWNRGRHQHLADGVVVTPSHNPPDEGGFKYNPTHGGPADTDATKWIQDRANELIADGLRGIKRIPLERARRADTTARYDYLDKYVSDLPDVVDLDAIASSGLRIGADPLGGASVAYWAEIAERYKLAMTVVNPLVESDFRFMTLDWDGKIRMDCSSPSAMASLITRRDEFDLATGNDADADRHGIVTPDAGLMNPNHYLAVAIEYLYAHRDGWPSDAAIGKTLVSSSMIDHVAQSLGRRLVEVPVGFKWFVPGLLDGSVAFGGEESAGASFLRRDGRVWTTDKDGLILDLLAAEITAVTGKTPSVLYAGLVERFGAPAYARVDAPATREQKARLGKLSPTQVTATELAGEPIVAKLTEAPGNGAAIGGLKVVTESGWFAARPSGTEDVYKIYAESFKGADDLARIQEEAREVVGAALKG, from the coding sequence ATGTCGACCAACCCCCGCGCCGGGCAGCCGGCCGAACCCTCCGACCTCGTCGACGTCGCCCACCTCGTCACCGCCTACTACGCGGAGCGCCCCGACCCCGGTGCGATCGAGCAGCGCGTCGCGTTCGGCACGTCCGGGCACCGGGGCTCCAGCCTGAAGCGGGCGTTCAACGACGACCACATCGCCGCGACCAGCCAGGCGATCGTCGAGTACCGCGCCGCGCAGGGCACCGACGGTCCGCTCTACCTCGGCCGCGACACCCACGCGCTGAGCGAGCCCGCCTGGACGACCGCGCTGGAGGTCTTCGCCGCCAACGGCGTCACGGTTCTGATCGACTCGCGGAACGGCTACACGCCGACGCCGGCGCTGTCCCACGCGATCCTGGCCTGGAACCGCGGCCGCCATCAGCACCTCGCGGACGGCGTCGTGGTGACCCCGTCGCACAACCCGCCGGACGAGGGCGGGTTCAAGTACAACCCGACGCACGGCGGGCCGGCCGACACCGACGCGACCAAGTGGATCCAGGACCGGGCGAACGAGCTGATCGCGGACGGTCTGCGCGGGATCAAGCGGATCCCGCTGGAGCGGGCACGTCGGGCCGACACCACGGCGAGGTACGACTACCTCGACAAGTACGTGAGCGACCTGCCCGACGTCGTCGACCTGGACGCGATCGCGTCCTCCGGCCTGCGGATCGGCGCGGACCCGCTCGGCGGGGCCAGCGTCGCCTACTGGGCGGAGATCGCCGAGCGGTACAAGCTGGCGATGACCGTGGTGAACCCGCTGGTCGAGAGCGACTTCCGGTTCATGACGCTGGACTGGGACGGCAAGATCCGGATGGACTGCTCGTCGCCGTCGGCGATGGCGTCGCTGATCACCCGCCGGGACGAATTCGACCTGGCCACCGGCAACGACGCGGACGCCGACCGGCACGGGATCGTCACCCCGGACGCCGGGCTGATGAACCCCAACCACTACCTGGCAGTCGCGATCGAGTACCTCTACGCGCACCGGGACGGATGGCCGTCGGACGCCGCGATCGGCAAGACGCTGGTGTCCTCGTCGATGATCGACCACGTCGCCCAGTCGCTGGGGCGGCGGCTGGTCGAAGTGCCGGTCGGCTTCAAGTGGTTCGTGCCGGGCCTGCTCGACGGCTCGGTGGCGTTCGGCGGCGAGGAGAGCGCCGGGGCATCGTTCCTGCGTCGCGACGGCCGGGTCTGGACCACCGACAAGGACGGGCTCATCCTCGACTTGCTCGCGGCCGAGATCACCGCGGTGACCGGCAAGACGCCCAGCGTCCTCTACGCGGGCCTGGTGGAGCGATTCGGTGCTCCCGCCTACGCGCGGGTCGACGCGCCCGCTACGCGCGAACAGAAGGCCCGCCTGGGCAAGCTCTCGCCCACCCAGGTGACCGCGACCGAGCTGGCCGGTGAGCCGATCGTGGCGAAGCTGACCGAAGCGCCGGGGAACGGCGCGGCGATCGGTGGCTTGAAGGTCGTCACCGAATCGGGCTGGTTCGCGGCCCGGCCGTCGGGCACCGAGGACGTCTACAAGATCTACGCCGAGTCCTTCAAGGGCGCGGACGACCTCGCTCGCATCCAGGAAGAGGCCCGCGAGGTGGTCGGAGCCGCCCTGAAGGGCTGA
- a CDS encoding ABC-F family ATP-binding cassette domain-containing protein: protein MGYIDVAGLGQTLPDGRELFRDVSFRVGEGAIVALVGANGAGKTTLLRMIAGDATPQAGSVTRVGGLGVMRQFIGSVRDQTTVRELLVGLAPARLRAAGEALEAAELAMMERDDEPTQLRYAEALAGWGDAGGYDAEVLWDTVTVAALGVPFDRAQHRTVRTLSGGEQKRLALEALLRGQEEVLLLDEPDNYLDVPGKRWLEQRLVETPKTVLFVSHDRELLARTATQIVTLEAHSAWVHGGGFESYHAARTARLDRLDELHRRWNEEHQRLKDLVRTLQQQAKNSEAMAAKYHAMQTRLRKFEEAGPPPERPVEESVKMRLGGGRTGVRAVMCTGLELTGLMKPFDLEVYYGERVAVLGSNGSGKSHFLRLLGGDESVAHAGSWRLGARVVPGLFAQTHEHAEWVGKPLVEILWGGSGTRRGLDRGKAIAALRRYGLQAQADQDFATLSGGQQARFQVLLLELSGCTLLLLDEPTDNLDVQSAEALEEGLAAFDGTVLAVTHDRWFARSFDRFLSFAADGAVRETDGPVWDAGRVARAR from the coding sequence GTGGGATATATCGATGTTGCCGGGCTCGGGCAGACGTTGCCGGACGGTCGCGAGCTGTTCCGGGACGTGTCGTTCCGCGTGGGCGAAGGGGCGATCGTCGCGCTGGTCGGTGCGAACGGCGCCGGCAAGACCACGCTGCTGCGGATGATCGCCGGCGACGCGACGCCGCAGGCCGGTTCGGTCACGCGGGTGGGCGGCCTCGGGGTGATGCGCCAGTTCATCGGCTCGGTCCGGGACCAGACCACGGTGCGCGAGCTGCTGGTCGGGCTGGCCCCGGCCCGGCTGCGTGCCGCGGGAGAAGCGCTCGAGGCCGCTGAGCTGGCGATGATGGAGCGCGACGACGAACCGACCCAGCTGCGGTACGCCGAGGCGCTCGCCGGTTGGGGCGACGCCGGCGGTTACGACGCCGAGGTGCTGTGGGACACGGTGACCGTCGCCGCGCTCGGCGTCCCGTTCGACCGGGCGCAGCACCGCACGGTCCGCACGCTCTCGGGCGGCGAGCAGAAGCGGCTCGCGCTGGAGGCGCTGCTGCGCGGACAGGAAGAGGTTCTCCTGCTCGACGAGCCGGACAACTACCTCGACGTCCCGGGCAAGCGCTGGCTGGAGCAGCGCTTGGTCGAGACACCGAAGACCGTCCTGTTCGTCAGCCACGACCGGGAGCTCCTGGCCCGAACCGCCACTCAGATCGTCACGTTGGAGGCGCACTCGGCCTGGGTGCACGGCGGTGGCTTCGAGAGTTACCACGCGGCCCGCACCGCGCGGCTGGACCGCCTCGACGAGCTGCATCGACGCTGGAACGAGGAGCACCAGCGGCTGAAGGACCTCGTCCGGACGTTGCAGCAGCAGGCCAAGAACAGCGAGGCGATGGCGGCGAAGTACCACGCCATGCAGACCCGGCTGCGGAAGTTCGAGGAGGCCGGGCCACCGCCGGAACGTCCGGTGGAGGAGTCGGTGAAGATGCGGCTCGGCGGCGGGCGCACCGGCGTCCGGGCGGTGATGTGCACGGGGCTCGAACTGACCGGGCTGATGAAACCGTTCGATCTGGAGGTCTACTACGGCGAGCGGGTCGCCGTGCTGGGCTCCAATGGCAGCGGCAAGAGCCACTTCCTGCGGCTACTCGGGGGCGACGAGTCAGTGGCGCACGCCGGTTCCTGGCGGCTCGGTGCCCGGGTCGTGCCGGGGCTCTTCGCGCAGACCCACGAGCACGCGGAGTGGGTCGGCAAGCCGCTGGTGGAGATCCTCTGGGGCGGGTCGGGTACCCGGCGCGGCCTGGATCGGGGCAAGGCCATCGCGGCGCTGCGTCGGTACGGGCTGCAGGCACAGGCCGATCAGGACTTCGCGACGCTCTCCGGCGGTCAGCAGGCGCGGTTCCAGGTGCTTCTCCTCGAACTGTCCGGCTGCACGCTTCTGCTGCTCGACGAGCCCACCGACAACCTCGACGTGCAGTCCGCGGAGGCGTTGGAGGAAGGTCTGGCGGCGTTCGACGGCACGGTTCTGGCGGTCACCCACGACCGGTGGTTCGCCCGCAGCTTCGACCGGTTCCTGTCGTTCGCCGCCGACGGCGCGGTCCGTGAGACGGACGGCCCCGTATGGGATGCCGGCCGTGTTGCACGCGCCCGCTAG
- a CDS encoding ABC transporter permease, whose product MNLVRAELTKLRTLRATVVTLAAAIAVGAGLSLLVSRAFRTAADDRFDALFAAFYGLTLAQIALVAFAVQAIGGEYRSGSIRASLAAVPRRGAFFAAKVVAVLLHLGAGALVTVAAALVIGQEALGSRRADLDEAVPAAVGAWVYLVLIGLFALGVATVVRSSAVALGILIPLLLLGSQGLGNLPAIRTVTQFLPDQLGWVVMHLAGPQDDPRWARDYGPWTGLALLALWTAAALVAGYITLRRRDA is encoded by the coding sequence ATGAACCTCGTCCGGGCCGAACTCACCAAGTTGCGGACGCTCCGCGCGACGGTGGTCACCCTCGCGGCGGCGATCGCCGTGGGCGCCGGGTTGAGCTTGCTGGTCAGCCGCGCGTTCCGAACCGCCGCCGACGACCGTTTCGACGCGTTGTTCGCCGCGTTCTACGGCCTGACGCTGGCTCAGATCGCGCTCGTGGCGTTCGCCGTCCAGGCGATCGGGGGCGAGTACCGGTCGGGCTCGATCCGCGCCTCGCTCGCCGCGGTGCCCCGCCGAGGCGCGTTCTTCGCCGCGAAGGTCGTCGCGGTGCTGCTGCACCTGGGCGCCGGTGCGCTGGTCACGGTGGCGGCCGCGCTCGTCATCGGACAGGAGGCGCTGGGGTCGCGCCGGGCGGATCTCGACGAGGCGGTGCCTGCTGCCGTCGGCGCGTGGGTCTACCTCGTCCTGATCGGGCTGTTCGCGCTCGGCGTCGCCACGGTCGTGCGCAGCTCGGCGGTCGCGCTCGGGATCTTGATCCCGCTACTGCTGCTCGGCTCGCAGGGCCTGGGCAACCTGCCGGCCATCCGCACGGTCACCCAATTCCTCCCCGACCAGCTCGGGTGGGTGGTGATGCACCTGGCCGGACCGCAAGACGACCCACGCTGGGCACGCGACTACGGCCCGTGGACCGGCCTGGCTCTGCTCGCGCTGTGGACCGCGGCCGCGCTGGTAGCCGGCTACATCACCCTGCGCCGCCGAGACGCCTAA
- a CDS encoding sensor histidine kinase, which yields MGTRSRVAAVVLLAVLVAAGELVTVAATHPSPTVVAVYTGVVGAIVLASLRWAAAAFVAALVLAAVGGYGYFLLLWTAFRAGRAAASRASSVVVAGAAIGAVGVPIAAAVSDPASGAQYTAAYLVFVVLPLVAGRYLSQHARLLAALTDRNRELRRARDLAAERERLAERLRIAREMHDALGHRLGLVSIQAAALEVDDLPARQREAIARLAGATRDAVAGLHEVVGALRQGDGIDAPGLDGLDALVDRCARAGMPVTVERRGHRGRLTDEAERAAYRAVEEGLTNAAKHAPARPVTVTLDWETDALVLTIANPTDDGAETAPGGGHGFAGVRERVESLGGFASLRRDGGEVRLTVLLPTVGHEPEPSEVGVRAAALGVATAVLLFGALPAAMLMGAG from the coding sequence ATGGGGACTCGAAGCCGTGTCGCCGCGGTCGTCCTGCTCGCCGTGCTGGTGGCAGCCGGTGAGCTGGTGACCGTCGCGGCGACCCACCCGTCGCCGACCGTCGTCGCGGTGTACACCGGGGTGGTCGGCGCGATCGTGCTGGCGTCGCTGCGATGGGCCGCCGCGGCATTCGTCGCGGCACTGGTCCTCGCCGCCGTGGGCGGCTATGGATACTTCCTGCTGCTGTGGACCGCGTTCCGCGCCGGGCGAGCGGCGGCGTCGAGGGCCTCCTCGGTGGTCGTGGCCGGGGCGGCGATCGGAGCGGTCGGGGTTCCGATCGCGGCCGCGGTGTCCGACCCGGCCTCCGGGGCGCAGTACACGGCCGCTTACCTGGTCTTCGTCGTGTTGCCGCTGGTCGCCGGCCGCTACCTCAGCCAGCACGCCCGGCTGCTCGCCGCGTTGACCGACCGCAATCGGGAGCTGCGGCGCGCCCGCGACCTGGCAGCCGAGCGGGAACGGCTGGCCGAACGTCTGCGGATCGCCCGGGAGATGCACGACGCCCTCGGGCACCGGCTCGGCCTGGTGTCGATCCAGGCCGCGGCGCTGGAGGTCGACGATCTGCCGGCGCGGCAACGAGAAGCGATCGCCCGGCTGGCCGGCGCCACCCGGGACGCGGTCGCCGGTCTGCACGAGGTCGTCGGCGCGCTGCGTCAGGGCGACGGCATCGACGCACCGGGGCTCGACGGGCTCGACGCCCTCGTCGACCGCTGCGCCCGGGCCGGCATGCCGGTGACCGTCGAGCGCCGTGGGCACCGCGGGCGGCTGACCGACGAGGCCGAACGCGCTGCGTACCGGGCGGTCGAAGAGGGCCTCACGAACGCGGCGAAGCACGCACCCGCCCGGCCGGTGACCGTGACGCTCGACTGGGAGACGGACGCGCTGGTACTCACGATCGCCAACCCGACGGACGACGGCGCGGAGACCGCGCCCGGCGGCGGCCACGGTTTCGCCGGAGTCCGGGAGCGGGTCGAATCGCTGGGCGGGTTCGCGTCGCTGCGTCGGGACGGCGGTGAGGTCCGACTCACCGTGCTCCTCCCCACCGTGGGCCACGAGCCCGAGCCGTCCGAGGTCGGCGTGCGGGCGGCTGCGCTGGGCGTCGCGACCGCCGTGCTGCTGTTCGGTGCGCTGCCCGCCGCCATGCTGATGGGTGCGGGCTGA
- a CDS encoding response regulator transcription factor: MIRVLIADDEPLIRAGIAAVLDSDPEITVVAREADGRAAVERAIRADVDVALVDIRMPVLDGLEVVEELHRRRPALPVVVLTSFGAEPNVLRAVEHRAAGFLLKNCTPAELVGAVRAAHAGEAYLSPSAARVVLGLVSPDDVRRRESAARRLAALTARERDVADLVGEGLANAEIARRLRTSETTVKTYVSRVLTKLGCDNRVQVALLVRDSSG; encoded by the coding sequence GTGATCCGCGTGTTGATCGCGGACGACGAACCGCTGATCAGAGCCGGCATCGCCGCAGTGCTCGACTCCGATCCCGAGATCACGGTGGTGGCCCGGGAGGCGGACGGACGGGCCGCGGTCGAGCGGGCGATCCGCGCCGACGTCGACGTCGCCCTCGTCGATATCCGCATGCCCGTGCTCGACGGGCTCGAAGTGGTCGAGGAGCTCCACCGCCGGAGGCCCGCGCTGCCGGTCGTCGTCCTGACGTCGTTCGGGGCGGAGCCGAACGTGCTCCGGGCGGTCGAGCACCGAGCAGCCGGGTTCCTGCTCAAGAACTGCACCCCGGCCGAGTTGGTCGGTGCGGTGCGGGCAGCGCACGCCGGCGAGGCGTATCTGTCGCCGAGCGCTGCCCGGGTCGTGTTGGGCCTGGTTTCACCGGATGACGTCCGCCGCCGGGAGAGTGCGGCCCGGCGGCTCGCCGCACTGACCGCACGCGAGCGCGACGTGGCCGACCTGGTGGGCGAGGGCCTGGCGAACGCCGAGATCGCTCGTCGGCTGCGCACCAGCGAGACCACGGTCAAGACGTACGTCAGCCGGGTGCTGACGAAGCTCGGCTGCGACAACCGCGTCCAAGTCGCCCTCTTGGTACGCGATTCCTCCGGCTGA